A portion of the Perognathus longimembris pacificus isolate PPM17 chromosome 20, ASM2315922v1, whole genome shotgun sequence genome contains these proteins:
- the Fxyd3 gene encoding FXYD domain-containing ion transport regulator 3, which yields MWEVALLALTILAGLPALDANGLEDKSSPFYYDWHSLRVGGLICAGVLCALGIIVLLSGKCKCKFRQKPSHSTGNAPPLITPGSAHSC from the exons ATGTGGGAGGTGGCCCTGCTTGCGCTCACCATCCTGGCAG gtttgCCTGCCCTGGATGCCAATGGTCTTGAAG aTAAAAGCAGCCCCTTCTACTATG actgGCACAGTCTGCGTGTGGGGGGGCTCATCTGCGCGGGGGTCCTGTGCGCCCTGGGTATCATCGTCCTCCTGA GTggaaaatgcaaatgcaaattcAGACAGAAGCCCAG TCATAGCACCGGAAACGCCCCGCCCCTCATCACTCCAG GCTCTGCCCACAGCTGCTGA